In Cicer arietinum cultivar CDC Frontier isolate Library 1 chromosome 7, Cicar.CDCFrontier_v2.0, whole genome shotgun sequence, a single window of DNA contains:
- the LOC140921070 gene encoding uncharacterized protein: protein MASTESSDSFRDFEHTSTWLMKTVQTQTTTHVDFKLHCFRILAGCSFSGNIPDTLGNLTELSFLALNSNNFTGKIPPSLGKLSKLYWLDLADNQLTGPIPVSTSTTPGLDLLLKAKHFHFNKNQLSGSIFSKLFSSDMALIHILFYGNDLSGSIPSTIGLVNTVEVLRLDRNFLTGEVPSNLNNLIRINEL from the exons ATGGCTTCAACTGAAAGTAGCGACAGTTTCAGAGACTTTGAACATACATCAACATGGTTGATGAAAACTGTGCAAACGCAAACAACAACCCATGTTGAC TTTAAACTTCACTGTTTCAGGATTTTGGCTGGTTGCAGCTTCAGTGGTAATATTCCAGATACATTGGGGAATCTTACAGAGTTATCTTTCTT GGCTTTAAATTCAAACAACTTCACTGGAAAAATACCTCCTTCGTTGGGTAAACTCTCCAAACTTTATTGGTTGGACTTAGCAGACAATCAACTCACAGGACCTATCCCAGTTTCAACCTCCACAACCCCTGGCTTAGACCTCCTTTTAAAGGCTAAGCACTT TCATTTCAATAAAAACCAGCTTTCTGGTTCCATTTTTTCCAAACTTTTCAGCTCTGACATGGCACTCATACACAT ATTATTTTATGGGAATGATTTAAGTGGGAGTATACCTTCTACAATAGGACTAGTTAACACAGTTGAAGTTCT TCGGCTCGATCGAAATTTCTTGACAGGAGAGGTTCCTTCAAATCTCAATAACCTTATTCGCATCAATGAATTGTGA